Proteins from one Cellulosilyticum lentocellum DSM 5427 genomic window:
- the rnr gene encoding ribonuclease R, translating into MREEMNRTAERKQVILEMMKNPNYVPMKIKEIIMVLQIPPSDRPELEEIIGELIAEGKIIRTKRGKFAVPQTYNLVAGTFQGHPKGFGFLILDEEEKDIFIPASGVNGAMHKDRVMCRITRPATAEKRAEAEVIEILTRGPESLVGTYEESQNFGFVVPDDQKYTRDIFIPKKFSKGAVTGHKVLVKITDWAEERRNPEGQVISILGHINDPGVDILSIIYQYDLPREFPEDVMKEIENIPSEVADKDKKGRTDLRAIQMVTIDGEDAKDLDDAISIEKLENGNYRLGVHIADVTHYVKEHSPLDKEAYERGTSIYLVDRVIPMIPHKLSNGICSLNAHVDRLALTCMMVIDKNGNVQSHEIMETLINIDERMTYTNVKKILLDEDEDVKERYKDLIPMFKTMEELADVLRKKRMKRGAIDFDFPETKVILDKEGVPLEMKPYDRNVATRIIEEFMLVCNETIAEDYFWQEKPFVYRSHEDPDPEKILALTEFINNFGYQIKGNTTKIHPKDMQKVLAEIEGKPEESIISHLLLRSMKQARYTAECNGHFGLAAKYYCHFTSPIRRYPDLQIHRIIKYNLHNELKGKKEAKLLERMPEVSKQCSLRERRADEAERETIKLKKVEYMEQFIGKMFEGAITGTTSWGCYVELPNTVEGLVHVTEMADDYYIFDEEGHRWIGEHSKQIYRLGDKVHVQVIKTDLMTRTIDFRFVSEEEFYKDQGSLVTVKDEADNE; encoded by the coding sequence ATGAGAGAAGAAATGAACCGTACAGCAGAGAGGAAGCAAGTCATTTTAGAGATGATGAAAAATCCTAATTATGTACCCATGAAGATTAAAGAAATAATAATGGTGCTCCAAATTCCACCTTCAGACAGACCAGAATTAGAAGAAATTATAGGCGAACTTATTGCAGAAGGTAAAATCATTCGTACCAAACGTGGCAAATTTGCTGTACCACAGACGTATAATTTAGTAGCAGGAACCTTTCAAGGACATCCAAAGGGGTTTGGTTTTCTTATTCTAGATGAAGAAGAAAAGGATATCTTTATTCCTGCTTCAGGTGTTAATGGTGCCATGCATAAAGATAGAGTTATGTGCCGTATCACAAGACCAGCGACAGCTGAGAAACGTGCAGAAGCAGAAGTTATTGAAATCTTAACACGTGGACCAGAAAGTCTGGTAGGTACTTATGAGGAAAGTCAAAACTTTGGTTTTGTAGTACCAGATGATCAAAAATATACAAGGGATATCTTCATCCCTAAAAAGTTTTCTAAAGGTGCAGTAACAGGGCATAAAGTACTTGTTAAAATTACAGATTGGGCAGAGGAACGTCGTAATCCAGAGGGGCAAGTTATTTCTATTTTAGGACATATCAATGATCCTGGTGTAGATATTTTATCTATTATTTATCAGTATGACTTACCAAGAGAATTCCCAGAGGATGTGATGAAGGAAATTGAAAATATTCCTTCTGAAGTAGCCGATAAAGATAAAAAGGGCCGAACTGATTTAAGAGCTATTCAAATGGTAACCATTGATGGTGAAGATGCCAAAGACTTAGATGATGCTATCTCTATTGAAAAACTAGAAAATGGCAACTATCGTTTAGGCGTACACATTGCAGATGTTACCCATTATGTAAAAGAACATTCACCACTAGATAAAGAAGCTTATGAAAGAGGAACGAGTATTTATCTAGTAGACCGTGTTATTCCAATGATCCCTCATAAGCTGAGTAATGGTATTTGTTCTTTAAATGCCCATGTAGACAGGCTAGCTTTAACTTGTATGATGGTGATTGACAAGAATGGAAACGTCCAAAGCCATGAAATTATGGAGACACTTATTAACATTGACGAACGTATGACTTATACGAATGTGAAAAAGATCCTTCTAGATGAAGATGAAGATGTAAAAGAACGCTATAAAGACCTTATTCCAATGTTTAAGACCATGGAAGAGTTAGCTGATGTTTTACGTAAGAAACGTATGAAACGTGGTGCTATTGATTTTGACTTCCCTGAGACTAAAGTGATTTTAGATAAAGAGGGTGTCCCTCTTGAAATGAAGCCATATGATCGTAATGTAGCCACACGTATTATCGAAGAATTTATGCTTGTATGTAATGAAACCATTGCAGAAGATTATTTCTGGCAAGAAAAACCTTTTGTTTATCGTAGCCATGAAGATCCAGACCCAGAAAAGATTTTAGCCCTTACAGAATTCATCAATAACTTTGGTTATCAGATAAAAGGCAACACGACTAAGATTCATCCAAAGGATATGCAAAAGGTATTAGCAGAGATTGAAGGTAAACCAGAAGAAAGTATTATTAGTCACTTGCTCCTTCGTTCTATGAAGCAAGCACGTTATACAGCAGAATGCAATGGTCACTTTGGCTTAGCAGCTAAGTATTACTGCCACTTTACTTCACCTATTCGTCGTTACCCAGACCTTCAAATTCATCGTATTATTAAATACAACCTTCATAATGAATTAAAAGGTAAGAAAGAAGCAAAATTATTAGAACGTATGCCAGAGGTTTCTAAGCAATGTTCTCTTCGTGAAAGAAGAGCAGATGAAGCAGAACGTGAAACAATCAAACTCAAGAAAGTAGAATACATGGAGCAGTTCATCGGAAAGATGTTCGAAGGGGCTATTACAGGGACTACCTCTTGGGGCTGCTACGTGGAACTTCCTAATACAGTAGAAGGTTTAGTTCATGTGACAGAAATGGCAGATGACTACTATATCTTTGATGAAGAAGGACATCGCTGGATTGGTGAACACAGTAAACAAATTTATCGCCTAGGTGATAAAGTACATGTACAAGTTATTAAGACAGATTTAATGACACGTACCATTGACTTTAGATTTGTAAGTGAAGAAGAGTTTTACAAAGACCAAGGCAGTCTTGTAACAGTTAAAGATGAAGCAGACAATGAATAA
- the eno gene encoding phosphopyruvate hydratase, producing the protein MKGYIEILDVFAREVLDSRANPTIEVEVIVEGDYMGSAIVPSGASTGEREALELRDNDKDRYMGKGVTKAVDHVNNIIAEAVIGMNALDQAAIDKVMIDLDGTPTKSKLGANAILGVSMAVAKAAANALSMPLYQYLGGINAKVLPVPMMNILNGGEHADNTVDLQEFMIMPVGAPSFKEALRMCVETYHTLKKVLNSKGLATGVGDEGGFAPDLATADDVLNLIVEAIEKAGYKPGEEMFIAMDAAASELYNKDDKKYYFKGESKMTGKDVVRTSEEMVDYYEALVNKYPIISIEDGLGENDWEGWKLLTDRLGKRIQLVGDDLFVTNTSILEKGIEAGVGNSILIKVNQIGTLTETFNAIEMANRAGYTAVVSHRSGESEDNTVADIVVAVNAGQIKTGAPARSDRTAKYNQLLRIEEELEDIAEFRGRKSFFNLK; encoded by the coding sequence ATGAAAGGATATATTGAAATTTTAGATGTATTTGCAAGAGAAGTATTAGACTCTAGAGCTAATCCTACCATTGAAGTTGAAGTTATTGTTGAAGGTGATTATATGGGATCTGCCATTGTACCTTCAGGTGCTTCTACTGGAGAAAGAGAAGCCTTAGAACTTCGTGATAATGATAAAGACAGATATATGGGTAAAGGTGTAACAAAAGCAGTTGATCATGTCAATAACATTATTGCAGAAGCTGTTATTGGTATGAACGCTCTAGATCAAGCAGCTATTGATAAAGTAATGATTGATTTAGACGGTACACCTACTAAATCTAAATTAGGTGCTAATGCTATTTTAGGTGTGTCAATGGCCGTAGCAAAAGCAGCTGCTAATGCACTTAGTATGCCACTATATCAATATCTAGGAGGCATTAATGCCAAAGTATTACCTGTACCTATGATGAATATATTAAATGGTGGTGAACATGCTGATAATACAGTAGACTTACAAGAGTTTATGATTATGCCAGTAGGAGCACCTTCCTTTAAAGAAGCACTTCGTATGTGTGTAGAAACTTATCATACACTTAAAAAAGTACTCAATAGTAAAGGTCTTGCTACAGGTGTTGGTGATGAAGGCGGTTTTGCACCAGACCTTGCAACAGCTGATGATGTTTTAAATCTAATTGTAGAAGCTATTGAAAAAGCAGGTTATAAACCAGGTGAAGAGATGTTCATCGCCATGGATGCAGCTGCTTCTGAACTTTATAACAAAGATGATAAGAAATATTACTTCAAAGGCGAAAGCAAGATGACAGGCAAAGATGTAGTACGTACGTCAGAAGAAATGGTAGACTACTATGAAGCTCTAGTTAATAAATACCCTATTATCTCTATCGAAGATGGTTTAGGAGAAAATGACTGGGAAGGTTGGAAGCTCCTTACTGATAGACTTGGTAAACGTATTCAACTTGTAGGAGATGACCTATTTGTAACAAATACAAGCATTCTTGAAAAAGGTATCGAAGCTGGTGTAGGTAACTCTATTTTAATTAAAGTTAACCAAATTGGTACACTTACAGAAACTTTCAATGCGATTGAAATGGCTAACCGTGCAGGTTATACAGCTGTTGTTTCACACCGTTCAGGTGAATCAGAAGACAACACAGTAGCAGATATTGTAGTAGCTGTTAATGCAGGACAAATCAAAACAGGTGCTCCAGCACGTTCTGACCGTACTGCTAAATACAATCAACTCCTTCGTATTGAAGAAGAACTTGAAGATATTGCAGAATTTAGAGGAAGAAAATCTTTCTTTAACCTTAAATAA
- a CDS encoding peptidoglycan recognition protein family protein yields the protein MKVIKKIAMLLIIGSLFVMTMGILWRPHQKPIEVGQVEAAIGIPYQIENIPESNKRPGVKRRIKSIVVHNTANLNSTAQNERDYLVNPTNTSSTSFHMVVDENEIVEAVPVTEVAFHAGSSKDNKEGIGIEICESGNYEAAEENAVQMIAYLMKTYDIPLSQVKTHQDCSGKECPRLILNHWGHFLERVEDAYQTLMENEK from the coding sequence GTGAAAGTCATTAAAAAAATAGCGATGCTTCTCATTATAGGAAGCTTATTTGTCATGACCATGGGGATTTTATGGCGTCCACATCAAAAGCCTATCGAAGTAGGACAGGTAGAAGCAGCCATAGGGATTCCTTATCAAATAGAAAATATTCCAGAGTCTAATAAAAGACCAGGGGTGAAAAGGCGCATTAAATCAATTGTAGTGCATAATACAGCTAATCTTAATAGTACAGCGCAAAATGAAAGGGACTACTTGGTGAACCCTACAAATACTTCAAGTACTTCCTTTCATATGGTAGTGGATGAGAATGAAATTGTAGAAGCAGTACCAGTTACTGAAGTCGCTTTTCATGCAGGTAGCAGTAAAGATAATAAGGAAGGCATCGGTATTGAAATTTGTGAATCTGGTAATTATGAAGCAGCAGAAGAGAATGCCGTACAGATGATTGCTTATTTAATGAAAACCTATGATATTCCACTTAGTCAGGTAAAAACCCACCAAGATTGCAGTGGTAAGGAATGTCCAAGACTTATTTTAAATCATTGGGGACACTTTCTAGAAAGAGTGGAGGATGCTTATCAAACTTTAATGGAAAATGAAAAGTAA
- the secG gene encoding preprotein translocase subunit SecG has protein sequence MAILKMILIIVFLIAAFAITVVVLLQEGKSAGLGSIGGAANSDSYWDKNKKHTLEGKFERWTKIMAGVFVLAAFILMLMPNNTNASNAQIVQPSASASAEATDNAGASTAPTTEATDNADASASPSAEPSASPAQ, from the coding sequence ATGGCAATACTGAAGATGATTTTAATCATTGTATTTCTTATTGCAGCGTTTGCAATTACAGTTGTTGTTTTACTTCAAGAAGGTAAGTCTGCAGGACTTGGCTCAATTGGGGGAGCAGCAAATAGCGATTCATACTGGGATAAGAACAAAAAACATACTTTAGAAGGTAAGTTTGAAAGATGGACGAAGATCATGGCAGGTGTATTTGTATTAGCAGCATTTATTCTTATGCTTATGCCTAATAATACAAATGCTTCAAATGCACAAATTGTACAACCTTCTGCGTCAGCATCAGCTGAAGCAACTGATAATGCAGGAGCTTCTACAGCACCTACAACAGAAGCGACAGATAATGCAGATGCAAGTGCATCACCATCAGCTGAACCATCAGCATCACCAGCACAATAA